Proteins found in one Triticum aestivum cultivar Chinese Spring chromosome 4D, IWGSC CS RefSeq v2.1, whole genome shotgun sequence genomic segment:
- the LOC123098222 gene encoding protein OBERON 4 isoform X1, whose product MKRQRSSYVDDDDPDGDRRRFYDRGGPPSPPPPRRRPAEYESDEFDRRGGFGGGRFYDHRYRDSPSPRAYGGDRAMHRSESFSGFRREFPKGFRADRDRSRWDASGSGSGGGGSAWRRPGGPWRDPHGLDGHKSAARRQAPSPPTPPRRSPSEPRRRIDGPKGDKLRKHNCGAGEIEEGEVAPDPGTKAPPPPAAAEHQKWVDSGRPDDKGTSKRCELKKVDSPGPRLRVDLRTQAADNLGKEKGKIRDDAAAEAGKVITTQHEKSASDVTGKVASTQHEKSASDVTGKAANTQHEKSASDVTGKAANTQHEKSASDVTGKVTNTQHEKSASDVTEKVCGGDEAASAVDQGGESTSSAMQLEARHEEVVTRQDGANAADVGGQSTSSGILKDATMEEVTTQVETAIAVNDVGKGTSSSTQKESLQDVVMALGETASDDDIVWIGSSSTTLQKVLPKESTDGNINAGGDAGYCASSSVLQGAMQEEVKYVDVAANITDAPKEASSFSMLKEAVHEEDTPLSANTINLLGDSKSSVMLEEAMNETVTTKELTANALDIAGKSSSSTMLQEDVMTSLCQESQEIKETEIGNVRDKKIDETTESIASQPVEEGLERYGCENRVALDKTEVVEEKEAAAENEIVAKQVIHVDLEAKLAGTGAFLQPPKDHIKDTEEEGTTLDLIMEKPRAEDKGKGIAFDVLNKAGGGTLAGRGFDIGLQPDTDQKEAWKSTSTTSVKQEDDTLKIGRLDLSLSLSGRLQDPEFKSSVPRPDSLAHGPCSQLSSSSSSFCTNSDGITASVSLTNSQAFVRNPSFSHTQRSLDNCEHSVGSKPLFQGVDQVSNSTGWQVELSSNISTEKGNPTPLLQKVLQNGHLSDNTLVGVNMQNNGLSPVLSTAHNHGSLDAGLGHSRHRRQLTRERSSSSLSRGELQHEEQLVLNGAGVVERVISKIVSDPLNYTGRMLQEMTGNSRAYLREAISEIIINADKRGQIVALQEALKKRSDLNSEILQRCPRVLLEILVAIRTGLPDFLKKSSSIATPDLVDIFLNLKCRNLSCQSVLPVVDCDCKICKQKTGFCSSCMCIVCLKFDTASNTCSWVGCDVCLHWCHTDCGLRHSLIRKGGAGSRAHGTNEMQFHCGACGHPSEMYGFVKEVFRTCAKQWRVEALIRELQYVERIFSASDDARGRRVRDFVKQMLIKLENRGYYSEVIKYVIAFFSDDNPNMGSGPLVPLKGIPCSIAEGINGIPSSSRTATWLPSVTLEGVPFLQKAGVVSTTGNQSMSRKIAETGFQAVNNKPVSDELDSLVRLKQAEANMYQERANEARKEAESLKNIVMVKYARIEEHYATQMTELHINELQERRKQNIEELQVIERSYHQFLSMKTRMKDNIRELLLKMEATKQNLST is encoded by the exons ATGAAGCGCCAGCGGTCGTCCTACGTCGACGACGACGACCCGGACGGCGACAGGCGGAGGTTCTACGACCGTGGGGgcccgccgtccccgccgccgccgcgccgccgccccgcggagTACGAGAGCGACGAGTTCGACCGCCGGGGCGGCTTCGGCGGCGGCAGGTTCTACGACCACCGCTACCGGGACTCCCCCTCGCCGCGGGCCTATGGCGGAGACCGCGCGATGCACCGCTCCGAGAGCTTCTCCGGCTTCCGCCGCGAGTTCCCCAAGGGGTTCCGCGCCGACCGGGACCGGTCGCGCTGGGACgcgagcggcagcggcagcggcggcggcggctcggcgtggCGGCGTCCGGGTGGCCCCTGGAGGGATCCGCACGGCTTGGACGGCCACAAGTCTGCGGCCAGGCGGCAGGCGCCGTCGCCGCCTACGCCCCCTCGCCGGTCTCCCAGTGAGCCCAGGAGGAGGATAGATGGTCCCAAGGGGGACAAGTTGAGGAAGCACAACTGCGGCGCCGGTGAGATCGAGGAAGGGGAAGTCGCGCCAGATCCGGGCACCAAAGCCCCGCCTCCCCCTGCCGCCGCGGAGCATCAGAAGTGGGTTGACTCAGGCCGTCCTGATGACAAGGGAACTAGTAAGAGATGCGAGTTGAAGAAAGTGGATTCTCCTGGGCCGAGACTAAGAGTGGATTTGAGAACTCAAGCTGCCGACAACTTGGGGAAGGAGAAAGGGAAGATCAGGGATGATGCAGCCGCAGAAGCAGGGAAAGTAATAACCACGCAGCATGAGAAATCAGCATCGGATGTCACAGGGAAAGTAGCAAGCACACAGCATGAGAAATCAGCATCGGATGTCACagggaaagcagcaaacacacagCATGAGAAATCGGCATCGGATGTCACagggaaagcagcaaacacacagCATGAGAAATCAGCATCGGATGTCACAGGGAAAGTAACAAACACACAGCATGAGAAATCAGCATCGGATGTCACAGAGAAAGTGTGTGGAGGAGATGAAGCTGCCAGTGCCGTTGATCAAGGTGGAGAGAGCACTTCCTCCGCTATGCAGCTGGAAGCGCGCCATGAGGAAGTGGTTACACGACAAGATGGTGCCAATGCTGCTGATGTGGGTGGGCAGAGCACTTCATCTGGTATCCTCAAGGATGCTACCATGGAAGAAGTGACAACACAAGTTGAAACTGCCATTGCTGTCAATGATGTTGGGAAGGGTACTTCATCCAGCACACAAAAAGAATCACTGCAGGATGTAGTAATGGCATTAGGCGAGACTGCTAGTGATGATGATATTGTTTGGATTGGCAGTTCATCGACTACGCTGCAGAAAGTTCTTCCTAAAGAATCAACAGATGGAAACATCAATGCCGGTGGCGATGCTGGATATTGCGCTTCGTCCAGTGTCCTGCAGGGGGCGATGCAGGAGGAAGTGAAATATGTAGATGTAGCTGCCAATATTACAGATGCGCCGAAAGAGGCCAGTTCTTTCAGTATGCTGAAGGAAGCGGTGCATGAAGAGGACACACCGCTATCTGCTAATACCATTAATTTGCTAGGAGATAGCAAGTCATCCGTTATGCTGGAGGAAGCAATGAATGAGACAGTAACCACGAAAGAACTAACTGCCAATGCGCTTGACATAGCTGGAAAGAGCAGCTCATCTACTATGCTCCAGGAAGATGTCATGACTTCTCTCTGCCAAGAGTCTCAAGAAATTAAAGAAACTGAAATAGGAAATGTTAGAGACAAGAAGATTGATGAAACAACTGAATCTATCGCATCCCAGCCAGTGGAAGAGGGACTCGAGAGGTACGGTTGTGAAAATAGAGTTGCGCTTGACAAAACTGAAGTTGTAGAAGAAAAAGAGGCAGCAGCTGAGAATGAAATCGTTGCGAAACAAGTAATACATGTTGATCTGGAGGCCAAACTTGCAGGTACTGGTGCTTTCCTTCAACCACCCAAGGACCATATTAAGGATACTGAGGAAGAGGGCACGACTTTGGATCTGATTATGGAGAAGCCAAGGGCTGAAGATAAAGGAAAGGGTATAGCATTTGATGTCCTTAATAAGGCAGGTGGTGGTACTTTAGCGGGGAGAGGTTTTGACATAGGATTGCAGCCTGACACAGACCAAAAAGAAGCATGGAAATCTACAAGCACTACTTCCGTAAAGCAGGAAGATGACACACTCAAGATAGGGAGACTCGATCTTTCACTAAGCTTGTCAGGTCGTTTACAGGATCCTGAATTCAAAAGTTCTGTTCCCAGACCTGATTCTCTAGCCCATGGACCATGCTCCCagttgtcgtcgtcgtcatcatcattctGCACAAATTCAGATGGAATAACAGCTTCCGTATCATTGACCAATTCTCAAGCATTTGTTCGCAACCCTAGTTTCTCACATACTCAACGGTCATTGGACAATTGTGAGCACTCAGTAGGCAGTAAACCTTTGTTTCAAGGAGTTGATCAGGTGAGCAATAGCACAGGATGGCAAGTAGAGTTGTCGTCAAACATATCTACCGAGAAAGGGAACCCCACCCCGCTACTTCAGAAAGTACTCCAAAATGGTCATTTGTCAGATAACACTTTGGTTGGTGTGAACATGCAGAACAATGGGCTATCGCCAGTCCTGTCGACAGCACATAATCATGGTTCGCTTGATGCTGGATTGGGACATAGTAGACATAGAAGGCAGCTCACAAGAGAGAGAAGTAGCAGCAGTCTTTCAAGGGGTGAGCTACAGCATGAGGAACAGCTTGTTCTGAATGGTGCTGGTGTTGTTGAGAGGGTTATTTCCAAGATTGTTTCAGACCCTCTGAATTATACAGGAAGGATGCTTCAAGAGATGACAGGCAATTCTAGAGCATATTTGAGGGAGGCCATTTCTGAGATCATAATTAATGCTGATAAAAGAGGACAAATAGTAGCGTTGCAGGAGGCACTTAAAAAACGATCAGACTTGAATAGTGAAATACTGCAAAGGTGTCCACGGGTGCTGTTGGAGATACTTGTTGCTATAAGGACGGGTCTTCCAGATTTTTTAAAGAAAAGCAGTAGCATTGCTACACCTGATTTGGttgacatttttttgaatttgaaatgccGCAATCTCTCATGCCAAAGCGTTCTACCAGTGGTTGATTGTGATTGTAAAATTTGTAAGCAGAAGACTGGCTTCTGTAGTTCTTGCATGTGCATTGTCTGCTTGAAGTTTGACACGGCATCTAATACATGTAGTTGGGTTGGCTGTGATGTCTGTCTTCATTGGTGCCATACGGATTGTGGCTTACGCCACTCCCTTATTCGAAAGGGGGGAGCTGGTTCTAGGGCACATGGTACTAATGAAATGCAGTTTCATTGCGGTGCTTGTGGACATCCATCAGAGATGTATGGTTTTGTGAAAGAAGTCTTCCGAACATGTGCTAAACAATGGAGGGTGGAGGCTCTGATCAGAGAGCTTCAATATGTGGAAAGGATCTTCTCTGCAAGTGATGATGCAAGGGGTAGGAGAGTCAGGGACTTTGTCAAGCAGATGCTGATTAAATTGGAAAACAGGGGTTATTATTCTGAAGTCATCAAATATGTCATCGCATTCTTTTCTG ATGACAATCCTAACATGGGCAGTGGTCCATTAGTGCCACTAAAGGGCATTCCATGCAGCATTGCTGAAGGAATAAATGGGATTCCTAGTTCGAGTCGAACGGCAACATGGTTACCATCAGTTACCTTAGAAGGAGTCCCGTTCCTACAAAAAGCAGGTGTTGTTTCTACTACTGGGAACCAATCGATGTCTAGAAAAATAGCTGAAACTGGATTTCAGGCGGTCAATAATAAGCCAGTTTCTGATGAACTGGATAGTCTAGTGAGGTTAAAGCAGGCTGAAGCAAATATGTACCAGGAACGTGCCAATGAAGCACGTAAAGAAGCTGAGAGTCTGAAAAATATCGTGATGGTAAAATATGCACGCATTGAAGAACATTATGCTACTCAAATGACTGAACTCCACATAAATGAGTTGCAAGAGAGGCGCAAGCAAAACATTGAAGAACTTCAAGTCATTGAAAGATCGTACCATCAATTTCTCAGCATGAAAACAAGGATGAAAGATAACATTAGGGAGTTATTGTTGAAAATGGAGGCAACAAAACAAAATCTAAGCACATAA
- the LOC123098222 gene encoding protein OBERON 4 isoform X2: MKRQRSSYVDDDDPDGDRRRFYDRGGPPSPPPPRRRPAEYESDEFDRRGGFGGGRFYDHRYRDSPSPRAYGGDRAMHRSESFSGFRREFPKGFRADRDRSRWDASGSGSGGGGSAWRRPGGPWRDPHGLDGHKSAARRQAPSPPTPPRRSPSEPRRRIDGPKGDKLRKHNCGAGEIEEGEVAPDPGTKAPPPPAAAEHQKWVDSGRPDDKGTSKRCELKKVDSPGPRLRVDLRTQAADNLGKEKGKIRDDAAAEAGKVITTQHEKSASDVTGKVASTQHEKSASDVTGKAANTQHEKSASDVTGKAANTQHEKSASDVTGKVTNTQHEKSASDVTEKVCGGDEAASAVDQGGESTSSAMQLEARHEEVVTRQDGANAADVGGQSTSSGILKDATMEEVTTQVETAIAVNDVGKGTSSSTQKESLQDVVMALGETASDDDIVWIGSSSTTLQKVLPKESTDGNINAGGDAGYCASSSVLQGAMQEEVKYVDVAANITDAPKEASSFSMLKEAVHEEDTPLSANTINLLGDSKSSVMLEEAMNETVTTKELTANALDIAGKSSSSTMLQEDVMTSLCQESQEIKETEIGNVRDKKIDETTESIASQPVEEGLERYGCENRVALDKTEVVEEKEAAAENEIVAKQVIHVDLEAKLAGTGAFLQPPKDHIKDTEEEGTTLDLIMEKPRAEDKGKGIAFDVLNKAGGGTLAGRGFDIGLQPDTDQKEAWKSTSTTSVKQEDDTLKIGRLDLSLSLSGRLQDPEFKSSVPRPDSLAHGPCSQLSSSSSSFCTNSDGITASVSLTNSQAFVRNPSFSHTQRSLDNCEHSVGSKPLFQGVDQVSNSTGWQVELSSNISTEKGNPTPLLQKVLQNGHLSDNTLVGVNMQNNGLSPVLSTAHNHGSLDAGLGHSRHRRQLTRERSSSSLSRGELQHEEQLVLNGAGVVERVISKIVSDPLNYTGRMLQEMTGNSRAYLREAISEIIINADKRGQIVALQEALKKRSDLNSEILQRCPRVLLEILVAIRTGLPDFLKKSSSIATPDLVDIFLNLKCRNLSCQSVLPVVDCDCKICKQKTGFCSSCMCIVCLKFDTASNTCSWVGCDVCLHWCHTNEMQFHCGACGHPSEMYGFVKEVFRTCAKQWRVEALIRELQYVERIFSASDDARGRRVRDFVKQMLIKLENRGYYSEVIKYVIAFFSDDNPNMGSGPLVPLKGIPCSIAEGINGIPSSSRTATWLPSVTLEGVPFLQKAGVVSTTGNQSMSRKIAETGFQAVNNKPVSDELDSLVRLKQAEANMYQERANEARKEAESLKNIVMVKYARIEEHYATQMTELHINELQERRKQNIEELQVIERSYHQFLSMKTRMKDNIRELLLKMEATKQNLST; encoded by the exons ATGAAGCGCCAGCGGTCGTCCTACGTCGACGACGACGACCCGGACGGCGACAGGCGGAGGTTCTACGACCGTGGGGgcccgccgtccccgccgccgccgcgccgccgccccgcggagTACGAGAGCGACGAGTTCGACCGCCGGGGCGGCTTCGGCGGCGGCAGGTTCTACGACCACCGCTACCGGGACTCCCCCTCGCCGCGGGCCTATGGCGGAGACCGCGCGATGCACCGCTCCGAGAGCTTCTCCGGCTTCCGCCGCGAGTTCCCCAAGGGGTTCCGCGCCGACCGGGACCGGTCGCGCTGGGACgcgagcggcagcggcagcggcggcggcggctcggcgtggCGGCGTCCGGGTGGCCCCTGGAGGGATCCGCACGGCTTGGACGGCCACAAGTCTGCGGCCAGGCGGCAGGCGCCGTCGCCGCCTACGCCCCCTCGCCGGTCTCCCAGTGAGCCCAGGAGGAGGATAGATGGTCCCAAGGGGGACAAGTTGAGGAAGCACAACTGCGGCGCCGGTGAGATCGAGGAAGGGGAAGTCGCGCCAGATCCGGGCACCAAAGCCCCGCCTCCCCCTGCCGCCGCGGAGCATCAGAAGTGGGTTGACTCAGGCCGTCCTGATGACAAGGGAACTAGTAAGAGATGCGAGTTGAAGAAAGTGGATTCTCCTGGGCCGAGACTAAGAGTGGATTTGAGAACTCAAGCTGCCGACAACTTGGGGAAGGAGAAAGGGAAGATCAGGGATGATGCAGCCGCAGAAGCAGGGAAAGTAATAACCACGCAGCATGAGAAATCAGCATCGGATGTCACAGGGAAAGTAGCAAGCACACAGCATGAGAAATCAGCATCGGATGTCACagggaaagcagcaaacacacagCATGAGAAATCGGCATCGGATGTCACagggaaagcagcaaacacacagCATGAGAAATCAGCATCGGATGTCACAGGGAAAGTAACAAACACACAGCATGAGAAATCAGCATCGGATGTCACAGAGAAAGTGTGTGGAGGAGATGAAGCTGCCAGTGCCGTTGATCAAGGTGGAGAGAGCACTTCCTCCGCTATGCAGCTGGAAGCGCGCCATGAGGAAGTGGTTACACGACAAGATGGTGCCAATGCTGCTGATGTGGGTGGGCAGAGCACTTCATCTGGTATCCTCAAGGATGCTACCATGGAAGAAGTGACAACACAAGTTGAAACTGCCATTGCTGTCAATGATGTTGGGAAGGGTACTTCATCCAGCACACAAAAAGAATCACTGCAGGATGTAGTAATGGCATTAGGCGAGACTGCTAGTGATGATGATATTGTTTGGATTGGCAGTTCATCGACTACGCTGCAGAAAGTTCTTCCTAAAGAATCAACAGATGGAAACATCAATGCCGGTGGCGATGCTGGATATTGCGCTTCGTCCAGTGTCCTGCAGGGGGCGATGCAGGAGGAAGTGAAATATGTAGATGTAGCTGCCAATATTACAGATGCGCCGAAAGAGGCCAGTTCTTTCAGTATGCTGAAGGAAGCGGTGCATGAAGAGGACACACCGCTATCTGCTAATACCATTAATTTGCTAGGAGATAGCAAGTCATCCGTTATGCTGGAGGAAGCAATGAATGAGACAGTAACCACGAAAGAACTAACTGCCAATGCGCTTGACATAGCTGGAAAGAGCAGCTCATCTACTATGCTCCAGGAAGATGTCATGACTTCTCTCTGCCAAGAGTCTCAAGAAATTAAAGAAACTGAAATAGGAAATGTTAGAGACAAGAAGATTGATGAAACAACTGAATCTATCGCATCCCAGCCAGTGGAAGAGGGACTCGAGAGGTACGGTTGTGAAAATAGAGTTGCGCTTGACAAAACTGAAGTTGTAGAAGAAAAAGAGGCAGCAGCTGAGAATGAAATCGTTGCGAAACAAGTAATACATGTTGATCTGGAGGCCAAACTTGCAGGTACTGGTGCTTTCCTTCAACCACCCAAGGACCATATTAAGGATACTGAGGAAGAGGGCACGACTTTGGATCTGATTATGGAGAAGCCAAGGGCTGAAGATAAAGGAAAGGGTATAGCATTTGATGTCCTTAATAAGGCAGGTGGTGGTACTTTAGCGGGGAGAGGTTTTGACATAGGATTGCAGCCTGACACAGACCAAAAAGAAGCATGGAAATCTACAAGCACTACTTCCGTAAAGCAGGAAGATGACACACTCAAGATAGGGAGACTCGATCTTTCACTAAGCTTGTCAGGTCGTTTACAGGATCCTGAATTCAAAAGTTCTGTTCCCAGACCTGATTCTCTAGCCCATGGACCATGCTCCCagttgtcgtcgtcgtcatcatcattctGCACAAATTCAGATGGAATAACAGCTTCCGTATCATTGACCAATTCTCAAGCATTTGTTCGCAACCCTAGTTTCTCACATACTCAACGGTCATTGGACAATTGTGAGCACTCAGTAGGCAGTAAACCTTTGTTTCAAGGAGTTGATCAGGTGAGCAATAGCACAGGATGGCAAGTAGAGTTGTCGTCAAACATATCTACCGAGAAAGGGAACCCCACCCCGCTACTTCAGAAAGTACTCCAAAATGGTCATTTGTCAGATAACACTTTGGTTGGTGTGAACATGCAGAACAATGGGCTATCGCCAGTCCTGTCGACAGCACATAATCATGGTTCGCTTGATGCTGGATTGGGACATAGTAGACATAGAAGGCAGCTCACAAGAGAGAGAAGTAGCAGCAGTCTTTCAAGGGGTGAGCTACAGCATGAGGAACAGCTTGTTCTGAATGGTGCTGGTGTTGTTGAGAGGGTTATTTCCAAGATTGTTTCAGACCCTCTGAATTATACAGGAAGGATGCTTCAAGAGATGACAGGCAATTCTAGAGCATATTTGAGGGAGGCCATTTCTGAGATCATAATTAATGCTGATAAAAGAGGACAAATAGTAGCGTTGCAGGAGGCACTTAAAAAACGATCAGACTTGAATAGTGAAATACTGCAAAGGTGTCCACGGGTGCTGTTGGAGATACTTGTTGCTATAAGGACGGGTCTTCCAGATTTTTTAAAGAAAAGCAGTAGCATTGCTACACCTGATTTGGttgacatttttttgaatttgaaatgccGCAATCTCTCATGCCAAAGCGTTCTACCAGTGGTTGATTGTGATTGTAAAATTTGTAAGCAGAAGACTGGCTTCTGTAGTTCTTGCATGTGCATTGTCTGCTTGAAGTTTGACACGGCATCTAATACATGTAGTTGGGTTGGCTGTGATGTCTGTCTTCATTGGTGCCA TACTAATGAAATGCAGTTTCATTGCGGTGCTTGTGGACATCCATCAGAGATGTATGGTTTTGTGAAAGAAGTCTTCCGAACATGTGCTAAACAATGGAGGGTGGAGGCTCTGATCAGAGAGCTTCAATATGTGGAAAGGATCTTCTCTGCAAGTGATGATGCAAGGGGTAGGAGAGTCAGGGACTTTGTCAAGCAGATGCTGATTAAATTGGAAAACAGGGGTTATTATTCTGAAGTCATCAAATATGTCATCGCATTCTTTTCTG ATGACAATCCTAACATGGGCAGTGGTCCATTAGTGCCACTAAAGGGCATTCCATGCAGCATTGCTGAAGGAATAAATGGGATTCCTAGTTCGAGTCGAACGGCAACATGGTTACCATCAGTTACCTTAGAAGGAGTCCCGTTCCTACAAAAAGCAGGTGTTGTTTCTACTACTGGGAACCAATCGATGTCTAGAAAAATAGCTGAAACTGGATTTCAGGCGGTCAATAATAAGCCAGTTTCTGATGAACTGGATAGTCTAGTGAGGTTAAAGCAGGCTGAAGCAAATATGTACCAGGAACGTGCCAATGAAGCACGTAAAGAAGCTGAGAGTCTGAAAAATATCGTGATGGTAAAATATGCACGCATTGAAGAACATTATGCTACTCAAATGACTGAACTCCACATAAATGAGTTGCAAGAGAGGCGCAAGCAAAACATTGAAGAACTTCAAGTCATTGAAAGATCGTACCATCAATTTCTCAGCATGAAAACAAGGATGAAAGATAACATTAGGGAGTTATTGTTGAAAATGGAGGCAACAAAACAAAATCTAAGCACATAA